The following are encoded in a window of Paenibacillaceae bacterium GAS479 genomic DNA:
- a CDS encoding amino acid ABC transporter ATP-binding protein, PAAT family, whose amino-acid sequence MISFRQVNKHYGSFHVLKNIDLDIAEGEVVVIIGPSGSGKSTLLRCINRLEEISDGNLTVDGQAVHDKTTDINALRRGIGMVFQHFNLYPHLKVIDNITLAPVQAGGISKEEAQKTAMLYLEKVGIPEKAQSYPSELSGGQQQRVAIARGLAMKPKIMLFDEPTSALDPEVIGEVLSVMKLLAQEGMTMAVVTHEMGFAREVADRVVFMDEGRIVEQAAPADFFARPESPRAQDFLSRVINH is encoded by the coding sequence ATGATCTCTTTCCGACAGGTCAACAAGCATTACGGCAGCTTTCATGTGCTTAAGAATATTGATCTGGATATCGCTGAAGGCGAAGTTGTCGTCATTATCGGACCATCCGGCTCGGGTAAAAGCACATTGCTGCGTTGCATCAACCGTCTCGAGGAAATCTCAGACGGCAACTTGACGGTGGATGGCCAGGCGGTCCATGACAAAACAACGGACATCAACGCCTTGCGCCGGGGCATCGGCATGGTATTCCAGCATTTCAATCTATATCCGCATTTGAAAGTGATCGACAATATTACGCTGGCGCCGGTGCAAGCCGGAGGGATCAGCAAAGAAGAAGCTCAGAAGACGGCCATGCTTTATTTGGAGAAGGTCGGTATTCCTGAAAAAGCGCAGAGTTATCCTTCGGAGCTATCTGGAGGCCAGCAGCAGCGCGTCGCGATTGCTCGGGGACTGGCGATGAAACCCAAAATCATGCTGTTCGATGAGCCGACATCAGCGCTTGATCCAGAAGTAATCGGTGAGGTGCTGTCCGTTATGAAGCTGCTTGCTCAGGAAGGCATGACGATGGCTGTTGTGACACATGAGATGGGTTTTGCCCGCGAAGTGGCGGATCGCGTTGTGTTTATGGACGAAGGCCGCATCGTGGAACAGGCCGCTCCGGCAGACTTTTTTGCTCGGCCAGAGTCTCCGCGTGCGCAGGATTTTCTCAGTAGGGTCATCAATCATTAA
- a CDS encoding amino acid ABC transporter membrane protein 1, PAAT family: MDFSFVGDYWGDFTEGFKNTIYASLLALAGSFILGILLAVFRISPWKVLRILGTAYVEFFRNIPLLLVVYVFYLGLPSMGVDLDGFTSGTLGLMVYTSAFIAEAIRAGIQSVPTGQMEAARSSGLSYVQAMRFVVLPQAVRIVIPPISNQFLNLVKNSSILGVVAGFDLMYFADNVNSYSFQTIETYMIAAGFYLILTIPLAYGTNVLERRLARTN; this comes from the coding sequence ATGGACTTTTCCTTTGTCGGCGATTACTGGGGAGATTTCACCGAAGGGTTTAAAAACACGATTTATGCCAGTTTACTCGCGCTAGCGGGAAGCTTTATCCTCGGCATTCTGTTGGCGGTGTTCCGTATATCGCCTTGGAAGGTTTTAAGGATTCTCGGAACCGCTTACGTGGAGTTTTTCCGTAATATCCCGTTGCTGCTCGTTGTGTACGTATTTTATCTCGGCCTACCATCTATGGGAGTGGATCTGGATGGCTTCACTTCCGGTACGCTGGGACTGATGGTGTACACGTCCGCCTTCATTGCCGAAGCGATTCGGGCGGGAATTCAGTCGGTACCGACGGGCCAGATGGAGGCGGCGCGTTCATCCGGTTTGTCTTATGTGCAAGCGATGCGTTTTGTCGTACTGCCGCAGGCCGTGCGGATTGTCATTCCGCCGATCAGCAATCAGTTCCTGAACCTGGTCAAAAACTCCTCTATTTTAGGCGTTGTGGCCGGATTCGACTTGATGTATTTTGCTGATAATGTCAACAGTTACTCCTTCCAGACGATCGAGACGTATATGATCGCTGCTGGCTTTTATCTCATTCTGACGATCCCGCTGGCCTATGGTACGAATGTGCTTGAACGCAGGCTGGCGCGGACGAACTGA
- a CDS encoding Thioredoxin: MSLTEISEKSFLSLGRLHRKEALFFSTPLCGTCKVAERMLAIAAAAPGAMPVAKLNVNFAPQLRERWRVTSVPALVVLEDGQPVRIVYAMRSVGDLYEALRLQEQD; the protein is encoded by the coding sequence ATGAGTCTGACGGAAATAAGTGAAAAATCATTTCTTTCGCTAGGGAGGCTGCACCGTAAAGAAGCCTTGTTCTTTTCAACTCCGCTATGCGGAACCTGCAAAGTAGCAGAAAGAATGCTTGCAATTGCAGCTGCGGCGCCTGGAGCAATGCCGGTGGCGAAGCTTAACGTAAACTTCGCACCGCAACTGCGGGAGCGTTGGAGAGTGACCAGCGTGCCGGCGCTGGTTGTGCTGGAGGACGGCCAACCGGTGCGAATTGTGTATGCGATGCGATCAGTGGGAGATTTATATGAGGCTCTGAGACTTCAGGAGCAGGACTAA
- a CDS encoding amino acid ABC transporter membrane protein 2, PAAT family, whose translation MDFAGAYSPHNLMFMLKGFGLTLVIAGVSIVLSFLFGTLLGVIRYSRIRLLSPIAMIVTEMIRNLPLLLLIFFVKFALPEVGIKFSTFWAAVVALTIFEGAMIGEIVRSGLQSVNKGLVEAARSSGLTAVQTLRHVVLPIGLRRMVPPLVSQFISLLKDTSLAVVISLPELMHSSNIVMGQNVSQVFPVLLLAAVLYFTVNYSLSLLSRRLESREGGRRRTPGAGTPTAAGKVNTGNATAGAEG comes from the coding sequence ATGGATTTTGCAGGCGCTTACTCTCCCCATAATCTGATGTTCATGCTTAAAGGTTTTGGTTTGACACTCGTTATAGCCGGAGTATCGATTGTACTGAGCTTTCTGTTTGGCACTCTTCTGGGTGTCATTCGTTATAGCCGAATTCGATTGCTGTCACCGATAGCCATGATCGTGACCGAAATGATCCGGAATCTGCCGCTTCTGTTGCTCATATTTTTCGTTAAATTCGCTTTGCCAGAGGTTGGGATCAAGTTTTCCACCTTCTGGGCGGCGGTCGTCGCTCTGACGATATTCGAGGGAGCGATGATTGGCGAGATTGTGCGCAGCGGTTTGCAGTCGGTCAATAAAGGTCTGGTCGAGGCAGCGCGTTCTTCCGGATTAACGGCGGTTCAGACGCTGCGACATGTGGTGCTGCCGATCGGCCTGCGCCGCATGGTACCTCCGCTTGTGAGTCAGTTCATTTCGCTGCTCAAAGATACCTCACTTGCTGTTGTCATCTCGTTACCGGAGTTAATGCATAGCTCCAACATTGTCATGGGACAAAATGTAAGCCAGGTATTCCCGGTGCTACTGCTTGCTGCGGTACTTTACTTCACCGTCAACTATAGCCTTTCGCTATTGTCGCGACGTTTGGAAAGCCGTGAGGGCGGACGTCGTCGCACGCCGGGAGCGGGTACACCAACCGCGGCGGGCAAAGTGAACACAGGCAATGCAACTGCTGGGGCTGAAGGCTGA
- a CDS encoding amino acid ABC transporter substrate-binding protein, PAAT family encodes MRKKKWLGMGVSLMLLLTVVLSGCGEKNSGENNSGGTAGSPAPGESGAVGKIKERGKLVVGVKYDTNLFGLKNTKTGDVEGFDVDVSKAIAKKLFGDESKLELKEVTSKTRIQMLNNGDIDLIVATMTISEERKKEVDFSDVYFQAGQSLLVKKGSPITSIDDVTKDTKVIGQKGATSIKNIEEKVPGLRVQQYENYQEAFTALRAGKGDVLTTDNAILFGMSQQDPNYVVVGGMFSDEPYGIAAKKGNTDLVTAVNETIKELKDSGEYAALYEKWMGEKPPEA; translated from the coding sequence ATGAGAAAAAAGAAATGGCTTGGCATGGGCGTGTCCCTGATGCTGCTGCTTACTGTTGTTCTATCCGGATGTGGCGAGAAAAATAGCGGGGAGAACAACTCTGGTGGAACGGCAGGGTCGCCTGCTCCAGGAGAAAGCGGCGCTGTAGGCAAGATCAAGGAGCGCGGCAAGCTTGTTGTCGGCGTGAAGTATGACACTAATCTGTTCGGACTTAAAAACACTAAAACGGGCGACGTGGAAGGCTTCGACGTTGACGTTTCCAAAGCGATTGCCAAAAAACTGTTCGGTGATGAAAGCAAGCTTGAGCTCAAGGAAGTAACGAGCAAAACGCGTATTCAGATGCTGAACAATGGCGATATCGATCTCATTGTCGCTACGATGACGATCAGCGAAGAGCGCAAGAAGGAGGTCGACTTCTCGGATGTGTATTTCCAAGCGGGACAGTCGCTGCTGGTGAAAAAGGGCAGCCCCATTACGAGCATCGACGATGTGACCAAGGATACAAAGGTCATCGGGCAGAAAGGCGCTACTTCCATCAAAAATATCGAGGAAAAAGTTCCGGGACTCCGCGTGCAGCAATATGAGAATTACCAGGAGGCGTTTACCGCTCTCAGGGCAGGGAAAGGTGATGTGCTTACGACGGATAACGCGATCCTTTTTGGTATGAGTCAGCAGGACCCGAATTATGTTGTTGTCGGAGGTATGTTTTCTGATGAGCCATACGGCATCGCCGCCAAAAAAGGCAACACGGACTTAGTCACCGCGGTTAATGAAACCATTAAAGAGCTAAAGGACAGCGGTGAATACGCTGCTCTCTACGAGAAGTGGATGGGCGAGAAACCGCCGGAGGCATAA
- a CDS encoding TrkA-C domain-containing protein produces the protein MGFIFILVYLVLILLVLRISTVLLVMTGLEPSQSSFQAVSMLTGAGFTTSESELILRHPVRRRIGMVLILFGAFSLAVLISVISSLLSENPHLTLMISIALMLAVVLISLRIPSVNRKVSRWITSHLPSHTEGGPMPMEELADDERNEDVVGLHIASDSALIGKKLRELLPEGEEVVPLVIKRDGEKIRRNVLDTVLEEGDFILLYGDESIIESKFCVKLGDHGAVKDKE, from the coding sequence TTGGGATTTATATTTATATTGGTTTACCTGGTTCTCATCCTGCTCGTGTTACGGATCAGTACCGTGCTGCTTGTCATGACAGGCCTGGAACCGAGTCAGTCCAGTTTTCAGGCTGTATCCATGCTCACGGGAGCTGGCTTCACTACTTCGGAGTCGGAGCTTATTTTACGCCACCCGGTGCGCCGTCGTATCGGTATGGTGCTCATTCTGTTCGGAGCTTTCTCCCTCGCTGTGTTGATCTCCGTCATAAGCAGTCTGTTGTCGGAGAATCCCCATTTGACGCTGATGATATCGATTGCTTTGATGCTCGCAGTTGTGCTGATCAGTTTACGTATTCCAAGTGTGAATCGAAAGGTTTCGCGTTGGATTACAAGCCACTTACCTTCGCATACCGAGGGAGGGCCGATGCCGATGGAAGAGCTGGCGGATGATGAGCGCAATGAGGATGTTGTAGGCCTGCACATAGCAAGCGATTCCGCATTGATTGGCAAAAAGCTGCGCGAACTGCTGCCCGAGGGCGAAGAAGTTGTACCGCTGGTAATCAAGCGGGATGGCGAAAAAATCCGTAGAAATGTGTTGGACACCGTGCTTGAAGAGGGCGATTTCATCCTGCTTTATGGTGATGAATCGATTATCGAGTCCAAGTTCTGTGTGAAGCTGGGCGACCATGGGGCGGTCAAGGACAAGGAATAA